The proteins below come from a single Microthrixaceae bacterium genomic window:
- a CDS encoding ribonuclease J — MASSDVRITFLGGLGEIGRNCAAIEIDSRIMLLDCGLMFPDTDMLGIDVVLPDFTWLRERADDIEGCILTHGHEDHVGALSYALREFSFPIIGSEFTLGLARGRIEEAGLLKRTDLVVVRDNERRTFGPFDCEFLPTTHSVPHAFATVFHTPQGAIVHSGDFKIDLTPVDGRLADLARIGGIASGDGIRLLLSDSTNAEEHGHSRSETAVGGVLYDLMHQHHGRRIITACFASHIHRVQQLADAAQSFGRVIVPLGRSMRRNISMARELGILNIPDHALGDIENINDYEDGKVCVVCTGSQGEPMSALALLGTDDNRWLKVTSNDTVILSSHPIPGNESAVSRVIDNLIRTGAQVVHSGIADVHATGHAKAEELKLFLSVTRPEWFVPVHGEYRHLVAHARLGEVMGVEKDHVLVAEDGDSLILDDDGLRFGERVPADYIYVHGVGDVDSSTLSERQILGNEGVVAAIVCVDFERRELVAGPSLATRGWVAPEESTKLFDGIVERVDGAVRAALKGDQVSMRVIEKAVRRAAGSYVGEKTRRRPMIVPVVLEA; from the coding sequence ATGGCTTCTTCGGACGTTCGTATTACGTTCCTCGGCGGACTCGGCGAAATCGGTCGCAACTGTGCGGCAATCGAGATCGACTCTCGCATCATGTTGCTCGATTGCGGGCTCATGTTTCCCGACACCGACATGTTGGGCATCGACGTCGTGTTGCCCGATTTCACGTGGTTGCGTGAACGGGCCGACGACATCGAGGGGTGCATCCTCACCCACGGCCACGAGGACCATGTCGGAGCGTTGAGCTATGCGTTGCGCGAGTTCAGCTTTCCGATCATCGGTTCGGAGTTCACCCTCGGCTTGGCGCGTGGCCGAATCGAGGAGGCGGGCCTGTTGAAGCGCACCGATCTCGTCGTGGTGCGCGACAACGAGCGGCGAACGTTTGGCCCGTTCGACTGCGAGTTCCTTCCGACGACTCACTCGGTGCCGCACGCGTTCGCCACGGTGTTTCACACGCCACAGGGTGCGATCGTGCACTCCGGCGACTTCAAGATCGACCTGACCCCGGTCGACGGCAGGCTCGCAGATCTCGCTCGCATCGGTGGCATCGCGAGCGGTGACGGGATCCGGCTGTTGCTGAGCGATTCCACCAACGCCGAGGAGCACGGCCATTCGCGTTCGGAGACCGCGGTCGGTGGGGTGCTGTATGACCTGATGCACCAACACCACGGCCGCCGCATCATCACGGCGTGTTTCGCGTCGCATATTCACCGGGTGCAACAGCTCGCCGACGCGGCACAGTCGTTCGGACGGGTCATCGTGCCGCTCGGGCGTTCGATGCGCCGCAACATTTCCATGGCACGGGAACTCGGCATTCTCAACATTCCCGACCACGCGCTCGGCGACATCGAAAACATCAACGACTACGAGGACGGCAAGGTCTGTGTCGTGTGCACCGGCAGCCAGGGCGAGCCGATGTCGGCCCTCGCCCTGTTGGGCACCGACGACAACCGTTGGCTGAAGGTCACCTCGAACGACACGGTGATCCTGTCCTCGCACCCGATTCCCGGCAACGAGTCGGCGGTGTCGCGGGTGATCGACAACCTGATTCGAACCGGCGCTCAGGTGGTGCACTCGGGGATCGCCGATGTGCATGCCACCGGCCACGCCAAGGCCGAGGAGCTGAAGCTGTTCTTGTCGGTGACCCGGCCGGAGTGGTTCGTGCCGGTGCACGGCGAGTACCGGCACCTGGTGGCCCACGCCCGCCTCGGCGAGGTGATGGGGGTTGAGAAGGATCACGTGTTGGTGGCCGAGGACGGAGATTCGCTGATTCTCGACGACGACGGCCTGCGGTTCGGCGAGCGGGTTCCGGCCGATTACATCTACGTGCACGGGGTCGGCGACGTCGACTCCTCGACGTTGAGTGAACGCCAGATCCTCGGCAACGAGGGGGTCGTCGCGGCGATCGTGTGTGTGGATTTCGAACGCCGCGAACTGGTGGCCGGCCCGTCGCTGGCGACGAGAGGTTGGGTTGCTCCGGAGGAGTCGACGAAGCTTTTCGACGGGATCGTCGAGCGGGTGGACGGCGCCGTGCGTGCGGCGTTGAAGGGCGATCAGGTGTCGATGCGGGTCATCGAAAAGGCCGTGCGCCGTGCGGCGGGGTCCTATGTCGGTGAAAAGACGCGGCGTCGTCCGATGATCGTGCCGGTGGTCCTCGAGGCCTGA
- a CDS encoding DNA translocase FtsK, with protein MATKQTSKRKAPARKSTRSTRSTGSTRSSGRTAAAPSRGQRVAEGVSLAFDGHGHDMWGLACIALAIVSAIGIYAGSAGIVGSAVATAIGSVVGVAKFIAPPAIAALGIWLIRGPIDAEELAAADPDLVVAHTRTAARRAIGGVILVLSILGLIHIAVDPPPLSTSPDAFKDAGGYVGAIGGDGLVRLIGTPGAIAVLALLVILGLTLCIGLPFRDLFPILGRTLSPAVAGGSRSFSNLFRIGAEPSDVELFDYEADFDDEDEPQPKAKPRKKAAAKAGADGAGGTAVQPKPQEPTIVLPTVNAGTTVEQLEIELSPLRPDSIWKLPALSLLKRTSAKPPDTGPIQKRGIQLEAALAEHGVTTRLSGMVVGPTITRYELELGQGVKVNQVVNLSKDIAYAMASPDVRIIAPIPGKHAVGVEVPNQKRELVRVGDILCSQEAQKAKTPLAVAVGRDIEGNSVLVDLAKMPHILIAGQTGAGKSSCINSIMTSVLMRATPDDVRLILVDPKRVELTQYNRVPHLLTQVVTNPKKAANALAWAVAEMERRYELLEEVGSRDLASYNERFDRGELQPGLGEVDKEYQRLPLILIVVDELADLMMVAARDVEESINRIAAKARAVGLHLVIATQRPSVNVITGVIKANIPARFAFTVASATDSKVIMNHGGAERLVGKGDLLFLDPAAPSAERIQGCFVEEAEVQAVVKVWRDQVTEVSYVEEVVGDANLAAVAPPPGAGGSGGSGDDDDELLAQARDLVVRSQLGSTSMLQRKLKVGFARAGRIMDLLEDQGVVGPSQGSKSREVLMTVEELDSFSDVQ; from the coding sequence ATGGCCACCAAGCAGACCTCGAAACGAAAGGCCCCGGCGCGCAAGTCGACGCGCTCGACGCGCTCGACCGGTAGCACGCGTTCCTCGGGGCGCACCGCCGCCGCGCCGAGCCGCGGGCAGCGGGTCGCCGAGGGCGTGTCGTTGGCCTTCGACGGTCATGGCCACGACATGTGGGGGCTGGCGTGCATCGCGCTGGCCATCGTGAGCGCGATCGGCATCTACGCGGGTTCTGCCGGCATCGTCGGGTCCGCGGTGGCGACGGCGATCGGCTCGGTTGTCGGGGTGGCGAAGTTCATCGCTCCGCCCGCCATCGCAGCGCTGGGCATCTGGCTTATCCGCGGGCCGATCGACGCCGAGGAGTTGGCGGCCGCCGACCCGGATCTCGTGGTCGCGCACACCAGAACCGCGGCGCGTCGGGCCATCGGCGGCGTCATCTTGGTGTTGTCGATTCTCGGCCTCATCCATATTGCGGTCGATCCACCGCCGTTGTCGACGAGTCCCGACGCGTTCAAGGACGCCGGCGGATACGTGGGAGCGATCGGGGGCGACGGCCTCGTGCGCCTGATCGGCACCCCGGGTGCGATTGCAGTGCTGGCGTTGTTGGTGATTCTGGGGCTGACGTTGTGCATCGGATTGCCCTTCCGCGACCTGTTTCCGATACTCGGGCGCACGTTGAGCCCCGCGGTCGCCGGGGGGAGCCGCTCGTTCAGCAACCTGTTTCGCATCGGTGCCGAGCCCTCCGACGTCGAGCTGTTCGATTACGAGGCCGACTTCGACGACGAGGACGAACCGCAGCCCAAAGCGAAGCCGCGAAAGAAGGCCGCGGCCAAGGCGGGGGCCGACGGTGCCGGTGGCACGGCGGTACAGCCCAAACCGCAGGAACCGACGATCGTGTTGCCCACCGTCAACGCCGGCACCACGGTGGAACAACTCGAGATCGAACTGTCGCCGTTGCGTCCCGATTCCATTTGGAAGCTTCCGGCGTTGTCGCTGCTGAAGCGCACGAGTGCGAAGCCGCCCGACACGGGCCCGATTCAAAAACGGGGCATCCAACTCGAGGCGGCGTTGGCAGAGCACGGCGTCACGACACGACTGTCGGGCATGGTGGTCGGCCCGACGATTACCCGCTACGAGCTCGAACTGGGCCAGGGCGTGAAGGTGAATCAGGTCGTCAACCTGTCCAAGGACATCGCGTATGCGATGGCGAGCCCCGATGTGCGCATCATCGCTCCGATTCCCGGCAAGCATGCCGTCGGTGTTGAGGTTCCCAATCAGAAACGCGAGCTGGTGCGGGTCGGCGACATCTTGTGCTCCCAGGAGGCGCAGAAGGCGAAGACTCCGCTGGCGGTTGCGGTCGGTCGCGACATCGAGGGCAATTCGGTGTTGGTCGACCTGGCGAAGATGCCCCACATCCTGATCGCCGGTCAGACGGGTGCCGGCAAGTCGAGTTGCATCAACTCGATCATGACCTCGGTGCTCATGCGCGCCACCCCCGACGACGTTCGCCTGATCCTGGTCGACCCGAAGCGGGTCGAACTCACCCAGTACAACCGGGTGCCGCACCTGTTGACCCAGGTGGTGACCAATCCGAAGAAGGCCGCCAACGCGCTGGCGTGGGCGGTGGCCGAGATGGAGCGTCGTTACGAGCTGCTCGAAGAGGTCGGCTCCAGAGACCTCGCGAGCTACAACGAGCGCTTCGATCGCGGCGAGCTTCAACCTGGTCTGGGTGAGGTCGACAAGGAGTATCAACGCCTACCCCTCATCTTGATCGTGGTCGACGAGTTGGCCGACCTGATGATGGTGGCGGCGCGCGACGTGGAGGAGTCGATCAACCGCATCGCGGCCAAGGCCCGTGCGGTGGGGCTCCACCTCGTGATCGCCACCCAGCGGCCCTCGGTCAACGTCATCACCGGGGTGATCAAGGCAAACATCCCCGCTCGTTTCGCGTTCACCGTCGCGTCGGCAACCGACTCGAAGGTCATCATGAACCACGGCGGAGCCGAGCGCCTCGTCGGCAAGGGCGACCTGCTCTTCCTCGACCCTGCGGCGCCATCCGCCGAGCGCATCCAGGGATGCTTCGTCGAAGAGGCGGAGGTGCAGGCGGTGGTGAAGGTCTGGCGCGACCAGGTCACCGAGGTGAGCTACGTCGAGGAGGTCGTCGGCGATGCCAACCTCGCGGCGGTGGCTCCGCCGCCAGGCGCCGGTGGTTCGGGCGGTTCGGGCGATGACGATGATGAGCTGTTGGCACAGGCGCGCGATCTCGTGGTGCGCAGCCAGCTCGGATCGACATCGATGCTGCAACGAAAGCTGAAGGTCGGATTCGCCCGGGCGGGACGCATCATGGATCTGCTCGAAGACCAGGGCGTCGTCGGCCCGTCGCAGGGGTCGAAGAGCCGCGAGGTGCTGATGACGGTCGAGGAACTCGACAGCTTCAGCGACGTTCAATGA
- a CDS encoding inositol-3-phosphate synthase yields MGQPIDIAPATGKLGILTPGMGAVASTAFAGIIAARQGLAAPIGSITQMAHIRLGNKAENRNPLIREFVPLAELDDIVFGGWDPISPNALEAAETAGVLSKEDLAPLSADLEGVVAMDAVFDQRWVKRLDGVRVKTGATKWDLVEQLIADIERFRTENGCDRLVMIWCGSTEAYQEASDVHASIEAFEEGLRNNDENISPSQMYAYASIVSGVPFGNGAPNLAIDIPVMGQLAQRHQVPLTGKDFKTGQTLMKTILAPGFKARMLGMRGWYSTNILGNRDGEVLDDPENFKTKEVSKLGVLHTILQPEVYPDLYGNIDHVVRINYYPPRGDNKEGWDAIDIFGWMGYPMQIKVDFLCRDSILAAPIVLDLALFLDLAQRAGQSGIQEWLSFYWKAPQADGDHEPEHDIFIQQTKLKNTLREWMGEPAVTHSEAG; encoded by the coding sequence GTGGGTCAACCCATCGACATCGCGCCCGCCACCGGCAAGCTCGGGATTCTCACCCCGGGTATGGGGGCCGTGGCATCGACCGCATTCGCCGGCATCATCGCCGCCCGACAGGGCCTCGCCGCCCCGATTGGCTCGATCACCCAGATGGCGCACATCCGGCTCGGCAACAAGGCCGAGAACCGCAATCCGCTCATCCGCGAGTTCGTGCCGCTCGCAGAGCTCGACGACATCGTGTTTGGCGGGTGGGATCCGATCTCGCCCAACGCACTCGAAGCCGCCGAGACCGCTGGAGTGCTCAGCAAGGAAGACCTCGCTCCCCTGTCGGCCGACCTCGAAGGCGTGGTCGCCATGGATGCCGTGTTCGACCAGCGCTGGGTCAAGCGCCTCGACGGCGTGCGGGTCAAGACCGGGGCCACCAAGTGGGATCTCGTCGAACAGCTCATCGCCGACATCGAGCGCTTCCGCACCGAGAACGGCTGCGATCGCCTCGTCATGATCTGGTGCGGATCGACCGAGGCGTATCAGGAGGCGAGCGACGTTCACGCCTCGATCGAGGCCTTCGAGGAGGGTCTGCGCAACAACGACGAGAACATCTCGCCCTCGCAGATGTACGCGTATGCCTCCATCGTGTCGGGGGTTCCCTTCGGCAACGGTGCACCCAACCTGGCGATCGACATCCCGGTGATGGGTCAACTCGCACAACGTCATCAGGTGCCGCTGACCGGCAAGGACTTCAAGACCGGCCAGACCCTGATGAAGACCATCCTCGCGCCGGGCTTCAAGGCCCGCATGCTCGGCATGCGCGGCTGGTATTCAACCAATATCTTGGGCAACCGCGACGGCGAGGTGCTCGACGACCCGGAGAACTTCAAGACCAAGGAAGTCTCCAAGCTCGGCGTGTTGCACACGATCCTTCAGCCCGAGGTCTACCCCGACCTGTACGGCAACATCGACCACGTCGTGCGGATCAACTACTACCCGCCGCGCGGCGACAACAAAGAGGGTTGGGACGCCATCGACATCTTCGGATGGATGGGCTACCCGATGCAGATCAAGGTCGACTTCCTGTGCCGCGACTCGATCCTCGCCGCGCCGATCGTGTTGGACCTTGCACTGTTCCTCGACCTGGCCCAGCGCGCCGGACAGTCGGGAATCCAGGAGTGGCTGAGCTTCTACTGGAAGGCCCCCCAGGCCGACGGAGACCACGAGCCCGAACACGACATCTTCATCCAGCAGACGAAACTGAAGAACACGCTGCGTGAGTGGATGGGCGAACCCGCGGTCACCCACTCCGAGGCCGGCTGA
- a CDS encoding SMP-30/gluconolactonase/LRE family protein, translated as MQQPVLTESTGRFVDVELIEVASGLRFPEGPVAMADGSVVLTEIDASRLSRVTPDGRVEVIAELGGGPNGAAIGPDGACFVVNNGGCFTFLDVGGILVPGPTPPEWEAGCVQRVDLETGEFTTLYDSCDGRPLRAPNDIVFDTHGGFWFTDHGVRRDRFSDITGLFYAMADGSEIREVVFGLESPNGIGISPDGSTLYAAETHSGRLLSWEITGPGEVANTEGLHGGGALMYGAAGGALFDSLAIDGEGNVCVATLLTSGVSVVSAQGAHHPEGGVEFLYTGDPVTTNICFEGSDSNVAYITLSATGRLVRCEWPVHGLDLAHRS; from the coding sequence ATGCAACAACCGGTACTGACCGAATCGACGGGAAGGTTCGTCGATGTCGAACTCATCGAGGTGGCGAGTGGGCTGCGGTTTCCCGAGGGACCGGTCGCGATGGCGGATGGCAGTGTCGTGCTCACCGAGATCGACGCTTCGAGACTGAGCCGGGTCACTCCCGACGGGCGAGTCGAGGTGATCGCGGAGTTGGGCGGCGGACCGAACGGAGCCGCGATCGGCCCCGACGGCGCGTGCTTCGTCGTGAACAACGGCGGCTGTTTCACGTTTCTCGACGTCGGTGGCATCCTCGTGCCCGGTCCGACACCGCCGGAGTGGGAGGCCGGATGCGTGCAGCGAGTCGATCTCGAGACCGGCGAGTTCACGACCCTGTACGACTCCTGCGACGGACGACCGTTGCGGGCACCGAACGACATCGTGTTCGACACCCACGGCGGTTTTTGGTTCACCGACCACGGAGTGCGACGCGATCGTTTCAGCGACATCACTGGGCTGTTCTATGCGATGGCCGACGGTTCGGAGATTCGCGAGGTCGTGTTCGGCCTCGAGTCACCCAACGGGATCGGCATCAGCCCCGACGGCTCGACCCTGTACGCGGCGGAGACCCACAGCGGTCGGTTGCTGTCGTGGGAGATCACCGGACCTGGAGAGGTGGCGAACACCGAGGGACTGCACGGCGGAGGCGCGTTAATGTACGGCGCCGCCGGCGGGGCATTGTTCGACTCTCTGGCGATCGACGGGGAGGGCAACGTGTGCGTGGCGACCCTGTTGACGAGCGGCGTCAGCGTCGTGTCCGCGCAGGGGGCACACCACCCCGAAGGCGGCGTCGAGTTCCTGTACACCGGCGATCCGGTGACGACGAACATCTGCTTCGAAGGTTCGGACTCGAACGTCGCCTACATCACGCTGTCGGCAACCGGTCGCCTTGTGCGCTGCGAGTGGCCGGTACACGGACTCGACCTCGCTCATCGTTCGTAA
- the rimO gene encoding 30S ribosomal protein S12 methylthiotransferase RimO, which produces MTQTYWVETLGCPKNQVDSDKLVGKLVADGYVAASDASQADLVVVNTCAFIEEARQESIDTVLALSEDRAEHAKVVVTGCMAQRYGDELAAALPEVDTVAGFGQDFIDSPGPGAPSSPHSSTHSSSRSLIPVSAAPVPEFDLLNLPRPAASAPWAYVKIAEGCDRNCGFCAIPSFRGPQRSRSIDSVVAEVEQLDVREVVLVAQDLAAYGRDQGKGERSIVALLDQVARRVDWVRLLYLYPSDLNEALIEAMLGARVPYFDLSLQHVSRPLLRRMRRWGDGDTFLERIEAIRSIDPTAAFRSNFIVGYPGETEADHDALLEFVEAAQLDWCGFFAFSDEEGTYAHDLDGHIDATLMGERLAELRELQDDITAARRDALIGETITVLVDEPGVARSFREAPEIDGIVEVPDHLEVGEFHEVTVVGATGPDLVADESVPS; this is translated from the coding sequence GTGACGCAGACGTACTGGGTCGAGACGCTCGGCTGCCCCAAGAACCAGGTTGATTCCGACAAACTCGTCGGCAAGCTGGTCGCGGACGGATACGTGGCGGCCTCCGACGCGTCGCAGGCCGATCTCGTCGTCGTCAACACCTGTGCGTTCATCGAGGAAGCACGACAGGAGTCGATCGACACCGTGCTGGCGTTGAGCGAGGATCGTGCCGAGCACGCCAAAGTGGTCGTCACCGGGTGTATGGCCCAGCGCTACGGCGACGAGCTTGCGGCCGCGCTGCCCGAGGTCGATACCGTCGCCGGGTTCGGTCAGGATTTCATCGATTCCCCCGGCCCTGGCGCGCCCTCATCGCCCCACTCTTCGACCCATTCGTCGAGCCGATCACTCATCCCGGTGTCGGCAGCACCGGTGCCCGAGTTCGACCTGTTGAATCTCCCGCGGCCGGCCGCTTCCGCACCGTGGGCATATGTGAAGATCGCCGAGGGATGCGACCGCAACTGCGGGTTCTGTGCGATCCCCAGCTTTCGTGGACCACAGCGAAGCCGGTCGATCGACAGTGTCGTCGCCGAGGTCGAACAGCTCGATGTCCGCGAGGTCGTGCTGGTCGCTCAGGACCTGGCGGCGTACGGACGTGACCAGGGTAAGGGGGAGCGCAGCATCGTGGCGCTACTCGACCAGGTGGCCCGTCGAGTCGATTGGGTGCGGTTGTTGTATCTGTACCCCTCCGACCTCAACGAGGCGCTCATCGAAGCCATGTTGGGAGCGAGAGTTCCCTATTTCGACCTGTCCCTGCAGCACGTCAGTCGGCCACTGCTTCGCCGCATGCGCCGCTGGGGTGACGGCGACACCTTTCTCGAACGCATCGAGGCCATCCGTTCGATCGACCCCACCGCGGCGTTCCGGTCGAACTTCATCGTCGGGTATCCAGGCGAGACCGAGGCCGACCACGATGCGTTGCTCGAGTTCGTGGAGGCCGCGCAGCTCGACTGGTGTGGGTTCTTCGCGTTCTCCGACGAGGAGGGAACCTACGCGCACGACCTCGACGGCCACATCGACGCGACCTTGATGGGGGAGCGGTTGGCTGAGCTTCGCGAGTTGCAGGACGACATCACCGCGGCGAGGCGTGACGCTCTGATCGGCGAGACGATCACCGTTCTGGTCGACGAACCCGGCGTTGCCCGCAGTTTCCGCGAGGCCCCCGAGATCGACGGCATCGTCGAGGTGCCGGACCACCTCGAAGTCGGCGAGTTTCACGAGGTCACCGTGGTGGGAGCGACCGGACCCGACCTGGTGGCCGACGAGTCGGTGCCGTCGTGA
- a CDS encoding CDP-alcohol phosphatidyltransferase family protein: MSAASSPTSPAPATPPIPPKGNRYDPADLWTPANIVTLLRVAAAPLAFWMMHATENSSSWPLAFVWFALSSSDYLDGTLARRHGPTRAGAFLDPLADKVLVWGGVGVMCLEGRFPWIAWVLIVGRDLAVSVFRSYYARRGLAVPASKLAKWKAFLQLAAVGWVTLPWTNEELWLADVTLWIGIAAGIVSGAQYFRDGSRAATTMAR, translated from the coding sequence GTGAGCGCCGCGAGTTCTCCGACCTCGCCGGCGCCTGCGACTCCACCCATTCCGCCGAAGGGTAATCGCTACGACCCGGCCGACCTGTGGACCCCGGCGAACATCGTCACGCTCCTGCGGGTCGCTGCCGCGCCGCTGGCGTTCTGGATGATGCACGCCACCGAGAACTCCTCGTCGTGGCCGCTTGCGTTCGTGTGGTTCGCGTTGTCGTCGAGCGATTACCTCGACGGCACGCTCGCCCGTAGGCACGGCCCGACCCGCGCTGGTGCGTTCCTCGATCCGCTCGCCGACAAGGTGCTCGTGTGGGGCGGGGTCGGGGTGATGTGTCTGGAAGGCCGGTTCCCGTGGATCGCCTGGGTGCTCATCGTCGGCCGCGACCTCGCCGTGAGCGTGTTTCGTTCGTACTACGCCCGTCGCGGCTTGGCCGTTCCCGCGTCGAAGCTTGCGAAGTGGAAGGCGTTCCTGCAGTTGGCGGCGGTCGGCTGGGTGACGTTGCCATGGACCAACGAGGAACTGTGGCTCGCCGATGTGACGCTGTGGATCGGCATCGCGGCGGGCATTGTCAGCGGAGCGCAGTACTTTAGAGACGGAAGTCGGGCCGCCACCACGATGGCCCGCTGA
- a CDS encoding 5'/3'-nucleotidase SurE: protein MRHRNDETNAVSTRFSTRRVTFAAALVAALVAGGCGGDDDSASDSDGGSGEVTTTTASAEETTTTEARAETLRILVSNDDGIAAEGIATVVDALQALPDTEVVVFAPADQKSGAGGSTTDGELTSTEATTRNGDPGTAVNGFPADSVNYAFAQPGFEAPHLVVTGINEGQNLAAFVELSGTVGAARAAVRQGVPALSSSASGGEVFDYKTAATYVVAWVEEHREALVAGTAPVEVTNLNVPTCQTGTIRGEVTVETDYQTVDGVIATPDCSSTEEPGSLDAAAFNRGFVTWSVVSTEPVPNPINTPAG from the coding sequence ATGCGACACCGCAACGACGAGACGAATGCCGTAAGTACCCGCTTTTCAACCAGGCGCGTCACCTTTGCCGCCGCGCTGGTCGCCGCGCTCGTCGCCGGCGGGTGTGGGGGAGACGACGACTCGGCATCCGACTCCGACGGCGGTTCCGGCGAGGTCACCACGACGACCGCATCGGCCGAGGAAACGACCACCACCGAGGCCCGGGCCGAAACCCTGCGGATTCTCGTCAGCAACGACGATGGCATCGCTGCGGAGGGCATCGCCACGGTCGTCGACGCCTTGCAGGCACTGCCCGACACCGAGGTGGTCGTGTTTGCTCCGGCCGACCAAAAGAGCGGGGCCGGCGGGAGCACGACCGACGGTGAGCTGACCTCGACCGAGGCGACGACGCGCAACGGCGATCCGGGCACCGCGGTGAACGGGTTTCCGGCCGACTCGGTGAACTACGCGTTCGCTCAACCGGGGTTCGAGGCGCCGCACCTCGTCGTCACCGGGATCAACGAGGGGCAGAACCTCGCGGCGTTCGTCGAGTTGTCGGGCACGGTGGGGGCGGCGCGCGCCGCGGTGCGCCAGGGGGTGCCGGCGCTGTCCAGTTCCGCAAGCGGCGGTGAGGTGTTCGACTACAAGACCGCGGCGACCTATGTGGTCGCCTGGGTCGAGGAGCACCGTGAGGCGTTGGTGGCAGGCACCGCGCCGGTCGAGGTGACGAATCTCAACGTTCCGACCTGTCAGACCGGCACCATTCGTGGCGAGGTCACCGTCGAGACCGACTATCAGACGGTCGACGGCGTGATCGCAACGCCGGATTGTTCCTCGACCGAGGAGCCGGGGTCGCTCGACGCTGCAGCTTTCAATCGCGGATTCGTCACGTGGTCGGTGGTGTCGACCGAGCCCGTGCCGAACCCGATCAACACTCCCGCAGGGTGA
- a CDS encoding nicotinamide-nucleotide amidohydrolase family protein → MRVEVVAIGTELLLGQIVDTNSSWIGEQLALAGIDTHFQVKVGDNVGRIVTAISDALDRSDAVICCGGLGPTHDDLTRSAIAAVMGVELEFDADRADLIRSMFGGRGRDMPDNNLLQAYKPVGAQFIEQQPGTAPGLVCPVAWPRDGARRGAGGGGVGGGAESVPTVDKVIYAVPGVPWEMKEMLAATIVDDLRRRSGEHFVIGSRVLRTWGQSESGLAELLADRIAELDELGNPTIALLASGAEGLKVRVTAKAPTEQEATAILDEEETRLRRILSELVFGIDDQTMESVVLDLLRERGDTLAIAESVTGGLVSSRLVDVPGASAVFRGGVVSYASEVKFDVLGVPEGPVVTLEAAEAMATGVRRVLGATVGVGITGVAGPDPAEGRRPGTVCIAVDLNGAVSSAEMRLPGGRQQVRELTCISALAMLRTRLATADT, encoded by the coding sequence ATGCGCGTAGAGGTGGTTGCCATCGGCACCGAGCTCCTGTTGGGGCAGATCGTCGACACGAACTCATCCTGGATCGGCGAGCAGCTCGCTCTCGCAGGGATCGACACCCATTTCCAGGTGAAGGTGGGCGACAACGTGGGCAGGATCGTCACGGCGATCTCCGATGCGTTGGATCGCTCCGATGCCGTCATCTGCTGTGGAGGCCTCGGGCCGACCCACGACGACCTCACCCGCTCGGCGATCGCCGCGGTGATGGGGGTCGAGTTGGAGTTCGACGCCGATCGTGCGGACCTGATCCGTTCGATGTTCGGTGGACGCGGACGCGACATGCCCGACAACAACCTGTTGCAGGCCTACAAACCGGTCGGGGCGCAGTTCATCGAGCAACAACCCGGCACGGCGCCGGGTCTGGTGTGTCCGGTTGCCTGGCCACGTGACGGTGCTCGCCGCGGCGCGGGTGGCGGCGGTGTCGGTGGCGGTGCAGAGTCCGTCCCGACCGTCGACAAGGTCATCTATGCGGTGCCCGGCGTGCCGTGGGAGATGAAGGAGATGCTCGCCGCCACGATCGTCGACGATCTTCGTCGCCGCAGTGGTGAGCATTTCGTGATCGGTAGCCGCGTCCTGCGAACCTGGGGTCAGTCCGAATCGGGGCTCGCCGAGTTGTTGGCCGACCGGATCGCCGAACTCGACGAGCTCGGCAACCCGACGATCGCGCTGTTGGCCTCGGGCGCGGAGGGCCTCAAGGTGCGGGTGACCGCCAAGGCACCGACCGAACAGGAGGCGACCGCGATCCTCGACGAGGAGGAGACGCGGCTGCGACGCATCCTCAGCGAGTTGGTGTTCGGCATCGACGACCAAACCATGGAATCGGTGGTGCTCGACCTGTTGCGCGAGCGCGGCGACACCTTGGCGATCGCCGAGTCGGTGACCGGTGGGTTGGTGTCGTCGCGGCTGGTCGACGTACCGGGTGCCTCGGCGGTCTTTCGCGGCGGGGTGGTGTCGTATGCCTCCGAGGTGAAATTCGACGTGCTGGGAGTTCCGGAAGGTCCGGTGGTGACCCTGGAGGCTGCCGAGGCGATGGCCACGGGTGTGCGCCGGGTGTTGGGGGCGACCGTGGGTGTCGGCATCACCGGAGTCGCGGGCCCCGATCCGGCCGAGGGGCGACGGCCCGGCACGGTGTGCATCGCTGTCGATCTCAACGGCGCGGTGTCCTCCGCGGAGATGCGTCTGCCCGGAGGCCGTCAGCAGGTACGGGAGTTGACCTGCATCTCCGCGCTCGCCATGTTGCGGACGCGACTGGCCACCGCCGACACCTGA